In the Variovorax sp. PBS-H4 genome, one interval contains:
- a CDS encoding acyl-homoserine-lactone synthase, producing MIHVIENDLAADSQPLLCSMFADRKRLFVDLFGWDVPVVDDQYEIDQFDNAHTVYFIVSDARGEHQASIRLFPSTHPHMLGTLFSNLCPFGVPVGNTTWETTRLCLPQRHGAARRLKLRNMLFSAVVDFALERGIERLTGLIPDPFRKEVLAMGWQAEPLGPAVHLPGGAIGAFLIHVRPDTPERLRWTGVYADAADRVSA from the coding sequence ATGATCCATGTTATCGAAAATGATTTGGCAGCGGACAGCCAGCCGCTGCTTTGTTCGATGTTCGCCGACCGCAAGCGTCTTTTCGTCGACCTGTTCGGTTGGGATGTCCCGGTGGTCGATGACCAGTACGAGATCGACCAGTTCGACAATGCTCATACTGTCTATTTCATCGTCTCTGACGCACGCGGTGAGCATCAAGCCTCTATCCGGCTCTTTCCCAGTACCCATCCGCACATGCTTGGTACGCTCTTTTCTAATCTCTGCCCATTCGGGGTCCCCGTGGGCAATACGACCTGGGAAACCACGCGGCTATGTCTGCCCCAGCGACACGGTGCTGCCCGGAGACTCAAACTGCGCAACATGCTGTTCTCGGCAGTCGTAGATTTTGCGCTGGAGCGCGGGATCGAGCGCTTGACTGGCCTCATCCCCGATCCGTTCCGCAAGGAAGTCCTCGCGATGGGCTGGCAGGCCGAGCCGCTCGGGCCCGCCGTGCATCTCCCAGGCGGAGCGATCGGCGCCTTCCTCATCCATGTCCGTCCGGACACGCCCGAGCGGCTTCGCTGGACGGGTGTCTATGCCGATGCTGCCGATCGGGTGTCGGCATGA
- a CDS encoding phytanoyl-CoA dioxygenase family protein encodes MSAAVDRHAAMLARDGWCVFGRGVEPALIAGIEADLNPRFAATPLCQGAFYGDRTKRFGSLLTRSSAIERLARHPLILEIVEQMLLPWCERIALNLTQAIEIHPGALPQLPHRDQDMWQGPKGSLEYLVNVMWPLTTFTRENGGTRIWTGSHLEQDIPVLAEEDVVVPTVSPGDALIFLGSTLHGGGGNASAAPRRGIVISYCLGWLKPFELQWLVYPPQVARHFSPELAALVGYAQHRPNLGNVEGQCPSILLRDRVPDHLPSIDALRPDQAEAAEMFIRSQMGEMG; translated from the coding sequence ATGAGCGCCGCCGTCGATCGCCACGCCGCGATGCTCGCGCGCGATGGCTGGTGCGTGTTCGGGCGCGGCGTCGAGCCTGCCCTGATCGCTGGCATCGAGGCGGATCTGAACCCTCGCTTCGCTGCGACACCGCTATGCCAAGGGGCATTCTACGGCGACAGGACGAAGCGTTTCGGATCGCTGCTGACCCGCTCGTCGGCGATCGAACGCCTGGCGAGGCATCCGCTGATCCTGGAGATCGTCGAGCAGATGCTCCTGCCATGGTGCGAGCGGATCGCGCTCAATCTGACCCAGGCCATCGAGATCCACCCCGGTGCTCTGCCCCAGCTGCCGCACCGCGACCAGGACATGTGGCAAGGGCCCAAAGGCAGCCTCGAATATCTCGTCAACGTAATGTGGCCGTTGACCACCTTCACGCGGGAGAACGGCGGCACGCGAATCTGGACGGGAAGCCACCTCGAGCAGGACATTCCGGTGCTTGCCGAAGAGGACGTGGTCGTGCCAACGGTGTCGCCGGGCGACGCCCTGATCTTCCTCGGCTCCACCCTGCATGGCGGTGGCGGCAATGCCAGCGCGGCGCCTCGGCGCGGCATCGTCATCAGCTACTGCCTCGGCTGGCTGAAACCCTTCGAGCTGCAATGGCTAGTCTACCCACCACAGGTAGCGCGCCACTTCTCGCCGGAACTGGCTGCGCTCGTCGGCTACGCCCAGCACCGCCCCAACCTCGGCAATGTCGAGGGCCAATGCCCCTCGATCCTGTTGCGAGACAGAGTGCCGGACCATCTGCCGTCGATCGACGCGCTGCGGCCCGACCAGGCCGAAGCGGCCGAGATGTTCATCCGCTCCCAGATGGGCGAGATGGGCTGA
- a CDS encoding transcriptional regulator domain-containing protein: protein MSGTAHLPDWRDRAAYDAIPALGRDALAWEVLRRNSAYWRFAAASALTAEIPAGEPGSAGEWGLHFP from the coding sequence GTGAGCGGGACCGCGCATCTGCCGGACTGGCGCGACCGGGCGGCCTATGATGCCATCCCGGCGCTGGGCCGCGATGCACTTGCCTGGGAAGTACTGCGCCGGAATTCTGCTTATTGGCGATTTGCCGCGGCCAGCGCGTTGACCGCGGAGATACCCGCAGGCGAGCCCGGCTCCGCGGGCGAATGGGGGCTGCACTTTCCCTGA
- a CDS encoding DNA -binding domain-containing protein, producing MWRADVDARVLLVGARATTRLDATDIRRFDSRILPDADGEHVRFIAHGEIFRLDVVSGTVMSGPVHLTYLLAQDGRLAQQMDTIRRLEHRLAGTEPSAVERASRVIRSATALRARDARADGASLREIATELLEGGEWPGPGEYRKSAIRRLVAMGESLVRQGPLPILTW from the coding sequence ATGTGGAGAGCGGACGTCGATGCGCGCGTGCTGTTGGTCGGGGCGAGAGCGACGACCCGGCTCGATGCCACGGACATTCGCCGCTTCGATTCGCGCATCCTCCCGGATGCGGATGGCGAGCACGTCCGCTTCATCGCCCATGGCGAGATATTTCGCCTGGATGTTGTCTCGGGGACCGTAATGTCAGGTCCCGTCCACCTGACCTACCTGCTCGCACAGGATGGGCGGCTAGCCCAGCAGATGGACACTATCCGGCGACTTGAGCATAGACTTGCGGGAACTGAACCTAGCGCGGTCGAGAGGGCTTCCAGGGTAATACGATCGGCCACGGCGCTGCGCGCGCGCGATGCCCGCGCGGATGGCGCATCCCTCAGGGAAATCGCGACCGAACTGTTGGAGGGCGGCGAATGGCCTGGGCCGGGAGAATACCGCAAGTCCGCCATACGCCGGTTGGTCGCAATGGGTGAAAGCTTGGTCAGGCAGGGACCGCTGCCGATCCTGACCTGGTGA
- a CDS encoding helix-turn-helix transcriptional regulator: MVFAHQFGDLTPWLKGPQAGSTSLMSSRKTLAHNLRVLRAARGLSQEALADAAMVDRTYISALERQKYSVTIDRLDEIAKPLGIETYVLLMNDLPPEVLKN; the protein is encoded by the coding sequence GTGGTGTTTGCTCATCAATTTGGAGACCTTACGCCATGGCTAAAAGGCCCGCAAGCGGGCTCAACATCGCTTATGTCGAGCCGGAAGACTCTTGCCCACAATTTGCGCGTTCTACGTGCCGCGAGAGGCTTGTCACAGGAAGCGCTGGCAGATGCCGCGATGGTCGATCGAACTTACATCAGCGCTCTCGAACGTCAGAAGTATAGTGTCACTATCGACCGGCTCGATGAGATCGCAAAACCTCTCGGCATCGAAACCTACGTCCTGCTGATGAACGACCTTCCGCCAGAAGTCCTGAAGAATTAG
- a CDS encoding DUF2285 domain-containing protein, with translation MLRNVAPSGQVTGYDRQTLPIYAELLDADAAGMGWAEGARLILGLDVAADGETARKCWESHLARAHWIVGEGLGSALEAFGRKSEQAG, from the coding sequence GTGCTGCGGAATGTCGCGCCAAGTGGTCAGGTAACGGGCTATGATCGGCAAACCCTTCCGATTTACGCCGAGTTGCTCGACGCCGACGCTGCCGGCATGGGCTGGGCCGAAGGAGCACGACTGATCCTCGGCCTCGACGTCGCGGCCGATGGCGAGACCGCGCGAAAGTGCTGGGAAAGCCATCTTGCCCGCGCCCACTGGATCGTCGGTGAGGGGCTTGGTTCCGCACTGGAGGCGTTCGGCCGGAAATCCGAACAGGCTGGTTAA
- a CDS encoding helix-turn-helix domain-containing protein, with amino-acid sequence MNDDDQVARAGLALRGSPFLSPEQAAHYLGVSVRTLQEHRSAGTGPRFRRHCRHVRYHIDDLDCWSLGARGERDRD; translated from the coding sequence ATGAACGACGATGATCAAGTCGCCCGCGCGGGCCTCGCACTGCGCGGCTCCCCTTTCTTGAGCCCCGAACAGGCCGCACACTATCTTGGCGTTTCGGTGCGGACGCTCCAGGAACATCGCAGCGCCGGCACCGGTCCGCGCTTCCGGCGCCATTGCCGCCATGTCCGCTATCATATCGACGATCTCGATTGCTGGTCGCTGGGCGCCCGCGGGGAGCGCGATCGTGATTGA
- a CDS encoding S26 family signal peptidase: MIERHTAAAALARWGQSLRFARSRRRRFARRGLALGGLAAALAATIALPPRPFLVWNASASAPIGLYRVGGTDLATGDMVIAWPPAPARDFAARRHYLPANVPLVKRVAAEPGDTVCALGQEIFVDGRWIANRLIRDGAGRPMPWWTGCITLRRGAMLLLMADSPASFDGRYFGPTDRGDIVGKATLLWAR, from the coding sequence GTGATTGAGCGCCACACCGCGGCTGCCGCGCTCGCGCGCTGGGGCCAGAGCCTTCGCTTCGCCCGATCGCGGCGGCGGCGCTTTGCGCGCCGCGGCCTCGCCCTTGGTGGGCTCGCGGCCGCGCTCGCCGCCACGATCGCGCTCCCGCCGCGCCCCTTCCTTGTCTGGAATGCCAGCGCGAGCGCACCGATCGGGCTCTACCGTGTCGGGGGGACCGATCTCGCGACCGGCGATATGGTCATCGCCTGGCCGCCAGCTCCTGCCCGCGATTTCGCCGCGCGCCGGCACTATCTGCCCGCCAACGTGCCGCTGGTGAAGCGCGTCGCGGCCGAACCTGGTGATACCGTTTGCGCGCTCGGGCAGGAGATATTCGTCGATGGCCGCTGGATCGCGAACCGCCTGATCCGCGATGGCGCGGGCCGCCCGATGCCGTGGTGGACCGGCTGCATCACGCTCCGGCGCGGGGCGATGTTGCTGCTGATGGCCGATAGCCCCGCCTCGTTCGACGGGCGCTATTTCGGTCCAACGGACCGCGGCGATATCGTCGGCAAAGCAACCTTGCTGTGGGCGCGCTGA
- a CDS encoding lytic transglycosylase domain-containing protein, which translates to MGALRSLAIALALLVATSAHAELVERWRPYIDEASARSGIPAAWIERVMRAESAGKTILNGRPITSRAGAMGLMQLMPGTWAQVRAALRLGADPHDPHDNIVAGAAYLRLMYDRFGYPGLFGAYNAGPARYAEHLATGRTLPGETRAYLASVGGVTAQRPDSMQTVPVNPIFFALRSAPSGKTSDRAGSPTLFVPLSTESFASAESQP; encoded by the coding sequence GTGGGCGCGCTGAGATCGCTCGCCATCGCGCTAGCGCTGCTGGTAGCAACGTCGGCGCATGCGGAACTGGTCGAGCGTTGGCGTCCCTATATCGATGAAGCATCGGCCCGGTCAGGCATCCCGGCGGCATGGATCGAACGCGTCATGCGCGCCGAGAGCGCCGGAAAGACGATTTTGAATGGGCGGCCGATCACCAGCCGGGCCGGTGCGATGGGCCTGATGCAGCTCATGCCCGGCACATGGGCACAGGTGCGTGCGGCGCTTCGACTTGGAGCTGATCCGCACGACCCACACGACAACATTGTCGCGGGCGCTGCCTATCTGCGGTTGATGTACGACCGGTTCGGCTATCCCGGGCTGTTCGGGGCCTATAATGCCGGGCCCGCGCGTTACGCCGAGCATCTCGCGACGGGCCGAACGCTTCCCGGCGAGACGCGTGCCTATCTCGCGTCGGTGGGCGGTGTGACCGCGCAGCGGCCAGACTCAATGCAAACGGTGCCGGTGAACCCGATCTTCTTCGCCCTGCGATCGGCGCCATCCGGCAAGACCAGCGATCGAGCGGGTTCCCCGACACTCTTCGTGCCGCTCAGCACGGAATCGTTCGCTTCGGCTGAATCGCAACCGTGA
- a CDS encoding Tn3-like element IS1071 family transposase, whose product MQGWHTTFLGMRGLPRDISDFEMKAFFTFDGAERDAINARRGDSHKLGLALHIGFLRMSGRLLGAFRVIPVALWRHLGNELGIAAPEVASLRAMYERGRTLFDHQQVACTVLGFQWMSEHQRRSLVRELRDEVARCADRDQLLVRARQWLYKNKLVIVHERAIRTLIAAALAQLEVETGTAIAASVDPATLDRWRASVSELRPDGQTQQSWLWAAPAKHSTRQISEVLERIDLLYTLDVHKHLADIPDLILRRYARRLVSRPPSAGAKIKEPARTVEVACFLRYCLFTTTDQLILMVQRRIADLWRQAAADVPATVNWAAMYKTLLGELVALSAQGAVPDAELRARLEALITETQKRKPPSRASLVREGLIDGIRPVRSLLVAIAKLPWQATGEHPAIEYLAKLQALYLKGSRKLPVEVVAPSLGMIWQVSISSPDRERAFQALEVATLFALRRAVRNGSVWIEHSLSFRGRARLFFTDERWQAESKKHYARLSLPSKAATFLKPLLARVTAGVDAVAAAARSGVLRVDDELHLSPLPAEDEDPEVTKLRAALDHRIGEVQLPEVILAVDAQVRFSWIMLGREPRSTDELLMVYAGIMAHGTSLTAVECARMIPQLSATSIRQAMRWARDERRLSQACQAVLEFMQRHPIAATWGRSDLASSDMMTMETTKRVWQARLDPRRNTPSIGIYSHVKDRWGIFHAQPFVLNERQAGVAIEGVIRQEKLETSQLAVDTHGYTDFAMSHARLLGFDLCPRLKELKQRHLFVPRGTKVPAEIAAVCEANVDVALIEKHWDSLVHLAASVMSGHASAVAALARFGSAAQGDPIYEAGVQLGRLLRTAFLADYFVKDAFRNELRRVLNRGEAVNALKRAIYTGRISPAQAKRVDEMQAVADALSLMANIVMAWNTSQMQAVLDRWSNRRQVIPPELIGKIAPTRLESINLRGVFRFPVDRYADQILPSRPNASITGTNG is encoded by the coding sequence ATGCAGGGTTGGCACACAACGTTTTTGGGGATGCGTGGGCTCCCCCGCGATATCAGCGACTTCGAGATGAAGGCATTTTTCACCTTCGATGGTGCCGAGCGCGACGCAATCAATGCACGCCGAGGTGATTCCCACAAGCTTGGTCTGGCGCTCCATATTGGTTTCCTGCGCATGAGTGGGCGTTTGCTCGGTGCCTTTCGGGTAATTCCAGTAGCCTTGTGGCGCCACCTTGGCAACGAGCTTGGCATTGCAGCACCAGAAGTCGCCTCGCTGAGAGCCATGTATGAACGCGGGCGCACGCTATTCGATCACCAACAAGTAGCCTGCACGGTCCTTGGATTCCAGTGGATGAGCGAGCACCAGCGCCGCTCACTGGTACGTGAACTGCGCGACGAAGTGGCGCGCTGCGCCGACCGCGATCAGCTACTCGTGCGGGCGCGTCAATGGCTGTACAAGAACAAGCTGGTGATCGTGCACGAGCGGGCAATTCGGACACTGATTGCGGCGGCACTTGCCCAGCTTGAAGTTGAAACAGGCACCGCCATCGCCGCCAGCGTTGATCCAGCAACACTTGATCGCTGGCGAGCCTCAGTTTCAGAGCTGCGCCCAGATGGACAAACCCAGCAGAGTTGGCTATGGGCTGCACCGGCGAAACACTCAACCCGCCAAATCAGCGAGGTACTGGAGCGCATCGACCTGCTTTACACGCTGGACGTTCATAAGCACCTGGCAGACATCCCCGATCTCATCTTGCGCCGCTACGCGCGCCGACTTGTCTCCAGGCCGCCCTCAGCCGGAGCCAAGATCAAAGAGCCAGCGCGCACCGTGGAGGTCGCATGCTTTCTTCGGTATTGCCTGTTCACCACCACAGACCAGTTGATCCTTATGGTGCAGCGCCGGATCGCCGATCTGTGGCGTCAGGCTGCCGCCGATGTCCCCGCTACCGTCAATTGGGCCGCAATGTACAAAACGCTGCTCGGCGAACTTGTTGCCTTGAGCGCGCAAGGTGCGGTGCCAGATGCTGAGTTGCGTGCCCGTCTTGAAGCCTTGATCACCGAAACCCAGAAACGCAAACCACCGAGCAGGGCCTCCCTGGTCCGCGAGGGATTGATTGATGGAATTCGCCCCGTGCGGTCGTTGCTCGTCGCCATTGCAAAGCTGCCCTGGCAGGCCACCGGCGAGCATCCTGCCATCGAGTACCTTGCCAAGCTGCAAGCTTTATATCTCAAAGGATCCAGAAAGCTGCCAGTTGAAGTGGTGGCACCAAGTCTGGGAATGATCTGGCAGGTTTCGATCTCCAGCCCAGACCGGGAACGGGCGTTTCAGGCGTTGGAGGTGGCCACCCTGTTTGCCCTGCGCCGCGCGGTGCGCAATGGCTCGGTCTGGATTGAGCACAGCCTGAGCTTTCGGGGTCGTGCGCGCTTGTTCTTCACGGACGAGCGTTGGCAGGCAGAGTCCAAGAAACACTATGCCCGTCTATCGTTACCCAGCAAGGCTGCCACTTTCTTGAAGCCTTTGCTGGCCAGAGTAACTGCCGGTGTCGATGCGGTGGCCGCTGCAGCCCGCAGTGGCGTACTGCGCGTGGATGATGAACTCCATTTGTCGCCATTGCCCGCAGAGGACGAAGACCCAGAAGTGACCAAGCTGCGCGCGGCTTTGGATCACCGCATCGGTGAGGTTCAATTGCCGGAAGTGATTCTGGCCGTTGACGCCCAGGTGCGCTTTAGCTGGATCATGCTCGGACGTGAGCCGCGCTCTACCGACGAGCTGCTGATGGTCTATGCCGGCATCATGGCCCACGGCACCAGTCTGACTGCGGTCGAATGCGCGCGCATGATTCCGCAATTGTCTGCCACCAGCATTCGCCAGGCCATGCGCTGGGCGCGGGACGAACGGCGTCTGAGCCAGGCCTGCCAGGCTGTGCTGGAATTCATGCAGCGACACCCGATTGCCGCCACCTGGGGGCGGTCCGATTTGGCATCTTCTGACATGATGACCATGGAGACCACCAAACGGGTGTGGCAAGCCCGGCTTGATCCTCGGCGCAACACACCTTCCATTGGAATCTACTCCCATGTAAAAGACCGGTGGGGCATCTTCCATGCGCAGCCCTTTGTGCTCAATGAGCGCCAGGCGGGCGTGGCCATTGAAGGTGTCATCCGCCAAGAAAAGCTGGAGACCAGCCAGCTTGCTGTGGATACCCATGGCTACACCGACTTTGCCATGTCACATGCCCGTTTGCTTGGTTTTGATCTTTGCCCGCGGTTGAAGGAACTCAAACAGCGCCACCTCTTTGTGCCACGCGGCACCAAAGTGCCCGCAGAAATCGCTGCGGTGTGCGAAGCCAATGTCGACGTCGCTTTGATCGAAAAGCATTGGGATAGTCTGGTGCACCTGGCAGCCTCGGTCATGAGCGGACATGCCAGTGCGGTGGCAGCTCTTGCGCGGTTCGGTTCTGCCGCCCAGGGCGATCCAATCTATGAGGCTGGCGTGCAATTGGGGCGGTTGCTGCGTACGGCGTTTTTGGCTGACTACTTTGTCAAGGACGCTTTCAGGAACGAGTTGCGCCGGGTGCTCAATCGGGGCGAGGCTGTTAACGCCCTCAAGCGCGCCATTTATACCGGCCGGATCAGCCCGGCGCAGGCCAAACGTGTCGATGAAATGCAGGCTGTGGCCGATGCGTTGAGCCTGATGGCCAACATCGTGATGGCGTGGAATACCTCACAGATGCAGGCGGTCCTGGATCGCTGGTCGAACCGCCGCCAGGTCATTCCACCGGAACTGATCGGGAAGATTGCGCCCACCAGGCTGGAGAGCATCAACTTGCGGGGTGTGTTTCGCTTCCCGGTTGACCGCTATGCTGACCAAATCCTGCCTTCGCGGCCAAATGCATCGATAACTGGCACCAATGGATGA
- a CDS encoding type II toxin-antitoxin system YafQ family toxin — MRQIERTGQFKRDYKREAKGQHRATLDADLVPVLVALADDQPLEPRHRDHALTGDWKDHRDCHVKPDLVLIYQKPDADTLRLVRLGSHSELGL; from the coding sequence ATGCGGCAGATTGAGCGCACCGGCCAGTTCAAGCGCGACTACAAGCGCGAGGCGAAAGGGCAGCACCGGGCCACGCTCGACGCCGACCTGGTGCCCGTCCTGGTCGCGCTCGCCGACGACCAGCCGCTGGAACCTCGGCACCGCGACCACGCGCTGACCGGGGACTGGAAGGATCACCGGGATTGCCACGTCAAGCCCGACCTGGTGCTGATCTACCAGAAGCCCGACGCCGACACGCTGCGCCTGGTGCGCCTCGGCTCTCACTCCGAACTCGGCTTGTGA
- a CDS encoding type II toxin-antitoxin system RelB/DinJ family antitoxin: MAANQLVQTRIDGAIKEEAAAVLAAMGLTVSDAVRLLLTKVAQDKALPFEPLIPNATTIEAMKEARKGKLPRFATVNDLMADLHAAD, encoded by the coding sequence ATGGCTGCAAACCAGCTCGTACAAACGCGCATCGACGGCGCGATCAAGGAAGAAGCGGCGGCCGTCCTGGCCGCGATGGGCCTTACCGTGTCCGACGCGGTGCGGCTGCTGCTCACGAAGGTGGCCCAGGACAAGGCGCTGCCCTTCGAGCCGCTGATTCCGAACGCCACCACCATCGAGGCGATGAAGGAAGCCCGCAAGGGCAAGCTGCCGCGCTTCGCCACCGTCAACGATCTGATGGCCGATCTGCATGCGGCAGATTGA
- a CDS encoding antirestriction protein codes for MNTQEQPVTASLVAEAQRLDFLPAYFGPRLMMRGEALVYAWLRRLCERYSGAYWHYYTLSDGGFYMAPDLADRLEIEVDGNGFRGELSADAAGIVATLFALGQLAAEAADTDAGDALIDRYHFLRGFAASHAEAAAIYRAID; via the coding sequence ATGAACACCCAAGAGCAACCCGTTACCGCTTCCCTGGTCGCCGAGGCCCAGCGCCTCGACTTCCTGCCCGCCTACTTCGGCCCGCGTCTGATGATGCGCGGCGAGGCCCTGGTGTATGCCTGGCTTCGCCGGCTCTGCGAACGCTACAGCGGCGCGTATTGGCACTACTACACCTTGTCGGACGGCGGTTTTTACATGGCCCCCGACCTGGCCGACCGCCTGGAGATCGAGGTGGACGGCAACGGCTTCCGAGGCGAGTTGTCGGCCGACGCCGCCGGCATTGTCGCAACCCTGTTCGCGCTGGGTCAGCTCGCGGCCGAGGCCGCCGACACGGACGCCGGCGATGCCCTGATCGACCGCTATCACTTCCTGCGCGGCTTCGCAGCCAGCCACGCCGAGGCGGCCGCGATCTACCGGGCTATTGACTGA
- the korC gene encoding transcriptional repressor KorC: MTNDANIRLECLKPAERWAQPTGEEVREVLRLAGFSGSKAAKALGLGAKGDRTIRRWIGEDTPIPYAAWAILCDQAGLGVIWKED, encoded by the coding sequence ATGACGAACGACGCCAATATCCGGCTGGAGTGCTTGAAGCCGGCCGAACGCTGGGCGCAACCGACCGGCGAGGAAGTCCGAGAGGTGCTGCGCCTGGCCGGGTTCAGCGGCAGCAAGGCCGCGAAGGCGCTGGGGCTGGGCGCGAAGGGCGACCGCACGATCCGCCGCTGGATCGGCGAGGACACCCCGATTCCCTATGCGGCATGGGCGATCCTGTGCGACCAGGCCGGGCTGGGCGTGATCTGGAAAGAGGATTGA
- the kleA gene encoding stable inheritance protein KleA produces MSDNKIMPWIDELEGAAATDFPARRDEIAAMMAEAAELVCKAEELRGKAYFAGCSLEGQAKGHWSMEAVEQAKRRAGW; encoded by the coding sequence ATGAGCGACAACAAGATTATGCCCTGGATTGACGAGCTGGAGGGCGCGGCAGCGACCGACTTCCCGGCCCGCCGTGACGAGATCGCGGCCATGATGGCCGAGGCGGCCGAGCTGGTGTGCAAAGCCGAGGAACTGCGCGGCAAGGCGTACTTCGCCGGATGCTCCCTGGAGGGGCAGGCCAAGGGCCATTGGTCGATGGAAGCCGTCGAGCAGGCCAAGCGCCGGGCCGGCTGGTAA
- the kleE gene encoding KleE stable inheritance protein: MSNIIKFPKEIEQPAAPAPVEPAAASAAPNKAPGAGLLAGLVKFVWVATVLVWPILKWVLSIATFFQFVRMLYHWNTPGVYAGWSFLAYFAVLTAITYFVSIYKPKGL, from the coding sequence ATGTCCAACATCATCAAGTTCCCCAAGGAGATCGAGCAGCCCGCCGCGCCCGCGCCGGTGGAGCCTGCCGCCGCGTCTGCTGCCCCCAACAAGGCCCCCGGTGCTGGCCTGCTGGCCGGCCTGGTCAAGTTCGTATGGGTGGCGACCGTGCTGGTCTGGCCGATCCTCAAGTGGGTGCTGTCGATTGCCACCTTCTTCCAGTTCGTGCGGATGCTCTACCACTGGAACACGCCTGGCGTGTATGCCGGTTGGTCGTTCCTGGCGTACTTCGCGGTGCTGACCGCGATCACCTACTTCGTTTCGATCTACAAGCCGAAGGGGCTTTGA
- a CDS encoding DUF2761 domain-containing protein, which produces MKKQTLPYPPGFVEPNTGRVAVLVREYAASDLNGDAPAYWYSAQSEEWGLDPWRLVEGVDPHTAGGQFDVCFANGSSRTVGPLMTFFMSAADAARLNAKKEDHAPIFSR; this is translated from the coding sequence ATGAAAAAACAGACCCTACCCTACCCGCCGGGATTCGTGGAGCCGAACACCGGCCGGGTGGCCGTCCTGGTGCGCGAGTACGCGGCCAGCGACTTGAACGGCGATGCGCCGGCCTATTGGTACAGCGCGCAATCCGAGGAATGGGGCCTTGACCCCTGGCGACTGGTGGAAGGCGTCGATCCGCACACCGCCGGCGGTCAGTTCGACGTGTGCTTTGCCAACGGTTCGAGCCGCACGGTCGGCCCGCTGATGACGTTCTTCATGAGTGCCGCTGACGCGGCCAGGTTGAACGCCAAGAAAGAAGATCACGCGCCCATTTTTAGCCGCTAA
- a CDS encoding transcriptional regulator KorA, with product MKKRLTEAQFQAAIKGLEIGQQTIDIARGVLVDGRPQAEFVASLGLTKGAVSQAVSRVWAVAGEVLPQGFERVTAVLPEHQAFIVKRWEADAKGKRKQEPNS from the coding sequence ATGAAGAAACGGCTAACCGAAGCCCAATTCCAGGCGGCGATCAAGGGCCTGGAGATCGGGCAACAGACCATCGACATAGCGCGCGGCGTGCTGGTCGATGGAAGGCCCCAGGCCGAGTTTGTGGCCTCGCTGGGGCTGACCAAGGGGGCGGTATCGCAAGCGGTCAGCCGCGTGTGGGCAGTGGCGGGGGAAGTGCTCCCGCAGGGCTTCGAGCGGGTGACGGCGGTACTGCCGGAGCATCAAGCGTTCATCGTCAAGCGTTGGGAAGCCGACGCCAAGGGAAAGAGGAAACAGGAACCCAACTCATGA